TGATTGGCGGCGGTATGCCAGTAGGCGCGTTCGGTGGCAGCCAAAAGATTATGAATCACTTAGCCCCAGTTGGTCCGGTTTACCAAGCAGGTACTTTGTCGGGCAACCCAATCGCTATGGCTGCGGGCCTAGCTGCACTAACTGCGCTAAAAGATCCGGCGGTTCATCAGCACTTAAATGCCATCACCGAACGCTTAGCAAAAGGCCTAAAAGCCGCAGCCGATCGCCAAGGCATTCCGCTAACGGTTAATCAGGTAGGTGCCATGTTAGGCTTTTTCTTTACCGAGGAAAGCAGTGTAAGCAACTTTGCCCAAGCCTGTGCTTGTGACGCTGAGCGTTTCAAGAAGTTCTTCCACCTGATGCTGGAAGAAGGCATTTACCTAGCGCCATCTGCATTTGAGGCTTCATTCACCTCTTATGCCCATAGCGAAGCTGACATTGATGCCACCATTGCAGCGGCTGAGCGTTGTTTTGCTAAGCTAAAATAAGTACTATGGCCGCACTTACTTAAAGTGCGGCCTTACCTTAACCATTCTATTTTCACTACTCGGCCAGTCTTCAAATACACCACGTATTTTTTGCCTTTGAGGTTGTAGAGCACGCCTTCTAACTTATTGAAGTTATCGCCGCTGACTACTTCTTCGTATTCAGGCTTGCCGCAGGCGCTAACTAACTCCAACTTATCGGTACCAGAGCGTATCCAAGTGCCGTTACAATTTATATTTGCGACTTCGGTTCCATTACCGGCTTGCGCGCTGCCTATCACAAGCAACAACATCAGCCATAAACACTTTTGCATCCACTATCCTTACAAACACTAATCAACTGAGTAAATAATTATAGTAAGCAATAACTTAGGAAGAGGAGTTTTTTACTGAAGGGCGTGTCCAAAGAAAAATCATTACCGCCAGCAAGCAAGTACCAGCAGCAATCCGGGCAAACCATGGAACATCCATCCACAGCATTAAACCGGCCGAAATAGCCACCATGACGCTAGCGCTACACTTTGCTTTTAAGCTGACTACACCGTGGCGCTGCCAATCGTTAATCAATGGTCCGAAAGTGCCATGCTGCTCTAACCATGTAGCAAATCGAGGGGAGCTTTTAGAAAATAGAATCACCGCCAACAGTATGAATGGCGTAGTTGGTAACAAAGGTAAGAAAATACCTACCGTGCCTAGCAATACCGCTAGCCAAGCAACCAAGAGGTAAAACAGTTTTAACATCGAGCAAGCACCTTTTATCAGCAGGCTCTTAGTTTACTCTTTTATAGGGGTAAATAGCTGTTAGTTATAGCTTGTAGCAAAATAAAATTAGACATCTAGACGGCCAAATAATAAATTAGCTCTGCCGCCGATTTACTCGCCAACTTGCGGGCGGCTAACAAATACCGCTAAAGCGCCTAAGGGCGCGAACTAATTACTAGGAGTTCGTCATGTTTGAAGCTGTCCAAAAAGAAACCATTATTCTCACAAACGAAAAACAAGGTTGTAAGCCACATTGGCAACAACCTTGTTTAACCAAAACAGATTGCCTTGAACTTAACGATCTCATTTCATCTCATAAGCTCAATGAATATACAGAGCTTTCTTACTTCAAAGACCGTTACAGGCCCAAAGCTTAAAAACAAAATGCCGATTTAACGCCTCCTTGTTTTGCTTCTTGATTACATATTCTTCGATCTGAGCTCTGCATGCTGTCTTGTACCTGTAGCTGCGAGCTGTAACCATCAACTTCTAAGGCATGGCTTGCTGCACTTACAAACAGAGCAGAGCTGAAAATAATACTTAAAAAACTTGTAGTAAAAAATTTCATAATACTTCTCCAAGAAATGTTGATTTTTGACTGCGCAGCCATGAACAAGAAGACCTAGCTGTCTACTAGGTTATTTCAAAGAAATTTAAAATTTTTTAGAAAAAAGTGAAGAATAATTGGAAAGTTTTGTTATTTCTTAGACTTAGAAACAGATAAAAAAGATGAGAAAAGCTGGAGAAGGAAGCTACCAAAATAACTAAGCGCTTAACAAGATTAAGCGCTTTTAGATTATGAAATAATGACTAAATAGCTTACTACTTTGCACTATTGCGGGTTCGTTTATCGCTCGATTTACTTGGACAAAAACTCGCACCTGAAGCACCTCTAAAACTTGAAACAGCCATAATATTTACCCCTACTACTTAAAATGTGAATGTGAAGTTCATCTGTTAACCACACAAGTAGTAAGGAGCAATAACGAGGCCAGTTTTTCAAAATCTTCTGATTAGAGTAAAAATTCCAGAATTAAACTAATGAAAAGCCTACCAATAGTGATAAAAGCCAATTATGACATCCCTAAGCAGGTTTTTATTTGGAAGCTATTGTTTGTCTCGCTTATTGCACAATGCGAATGCGCTCACATGTGGCACAAAGCTGCGCCACATTGCAGCAAAAGCGACATTACTTCGATTGGCCGTAGCGTTGATGTAGGGCTTGGTACAAATCTTCTTGGAAACTTAACGCCGAGGCATCTAAATCTGCCATTAGCTCAACCAAGTGCTCGTTATCTTCTCTGCCGTCCCACACTTTACGATAGGTTCCTTGCTTGTAACCATTGTCTTGACGGAAGAAATTAAGCACGTTTTTGCTCACGTATTGCTGGTAAAGATCCAGCCAAGTCATTTTACAATCAACTAGCAAGGCCGAGAACAAGCCAATGCTGGTGCGTTTGGCAGCAGCAAGACCAATCAGTAGTTCAAGCTTCTCTAATAAATTAAGCTCGGAAAACTGCCATTGCTTACCATCAAACTGCAGCTCTTTCTGGTCGATATTGTCAAAAATATAAGCTTGGGCCGGTGTATGTTCGCCATCTGATTGCAGCAATAACTCAGACAATACGAAGTGCCAAATGTCTACCAGCTCCATTTGTAGTTGTTCTAAGTCGCAATCTTGTTTTTTCCACCACTTCCAACCATGGTGTTCAATCGCTTCCGCACCTTCAATCACTACCGCACGCAAAAAGGGCGAACGCGTGCTTAGCCATTGGGGATTCACTTTGGCGTTCATGTTGTCTTGTAGCTGCAACATAATTTGCGCTTGGTTTGCTTGTAACATTCCAGATCCTTAATTAAATATACTTTGTAACCAGGTTTTCGCCTTGGTGGCACTTTGTTGCACACAGCCTTCCGCTACTTCCGCTTGGCTGCTGGGTGCGGGTAATAGTTGAGTTTCGCCACAATCTGCCGATGTAGGGTGTCCATTGGCTTTAGCAAAATGCACCCAACTTAGATTATCCGGTTGCATGGCGCGTAGCGACTGTGGGTACGAGGTTTTGAGATATGCAGCATATACTGGCAGCGCTGCCGACGAGCCTGTTACCGCAGCAGGTTTATTATCGTCTCGCCCTACCCATACGGTAACAATCTCGCGCTGGTCAATGCCCACATACCAGCTGTCACGTAGATCATTGGTGGTACCGGTTTTACCGGCTAAATCCACCTTAGGGAT
This genomic stretch from Agarivorans sp. Alg241-V36 harbors:
- a CDS encoding dUTP diphosphatase → MLQANQAQIMLQLQDNMNAKVNPQWLSTRSPFLRAVVIEGAEAIEHHGWKWWKKQDCDLEQLQMELVDIWHFVLSELLLQSDGEHTPAQAYIFDNIDQKELQFDGKQWQFSELNLLEKLELLIGLAAAKRTSIGLFSALLVDCKMTWLDLYQQYVSKNVLNFFRQDNGYKQGTYRKVWDGREDNEHLVELMADLDASALSFQEDLYQALHQRYGQSK
- a CDS encoding YbaN family protein; translation: MLKLFYLLVAWLAVLLGTVGIFLPLLPTTPFILLAVILFSKSSPRFATWLEQHGTFGPLINDWQRHGVVSLKAKCSASVMVAISAGLMLWMDVPWFARIAAGTCLLAVMIFLWTRPSVKNSSS